One stretch of Chitinophaga pendula DNA includes these proteins:
- a CDS encoding secondary thiamine-phosphate synthase enzyme YjbQ gives MNIYQQAIRLRQRKRGFHLITSEIIHAIPQLQQLEIGMCQVFIRHTSASLTINENADPTVRADFEMFFNKMIPENDPDYQHDYEGSDDMPAHLKSAVLGSSVLIPIRKGKLALGTWQGVYLCEHRDAGGERELMITAWGV, from the coding sequence ATGAATATATATCAACAGGCAATAAGGTTACGACAAAGAAAACGTGGTTTCCACCTGATAACAAGCGAGATTATACACGCCATACCCCAGTTGCAACAGTTGGAAATAGGCATGTGCCAGGTCTTCATCAGGCATACCAGCGCATCCCTCACCATTAATGAGAATGCAGATCCAACAGTAAGAGCCGACTTCGAAATGTTCTTTAATAAAATGATACCGGAAAATGATCCGGATTACCAGCATGACTATGAAGGATCGGATGACATGCCCGCTCATCTCAAAAGTGCAGTGCTGGGATCTTCAGTATTGATACCAATACGAAAAGGAAAACTGGCACTCGGTACCTGGCAGGGAGTCTATCTTTGCGAACACAGAGATGCCGGCGGAGAAAGAGAACTCATGATAACTGCATGGGGCGTCTGA